From the genome of Solidesulfovibrio carbinolicus, one region includes:
- a CDS encoding carbamoyltransferase family protein, with product MAEYILGLSAYYHDSAAALLRDGVVVAAAHEERFTRKKHDADFPRQAAGYVLAEAGIELADLSAVAFYDKPYLKFERLLETYHGFAPSGLRSFLSAIPVWIKEKLFMKRMLREELAKLGPGKPRILFPEHHLSHAASAYYPSPFDEAAILTIDGVGEWSTTTIGVGRGKDITFLRELDFPHSVGLLYSAFTYYCGFKVNSGEYKLMGLAPYGIEGSERVEDYKAKILGELVDLREDGSLLLNMAYFNYATGLTMCRDRKWEALFGLPRRAAETELGQEHMDMALAIQQVTEEVVLRLARTARTLTGCANLVMAGGVALNCVANGKLLRENIFDDVWIQPAAGDAGGALGAALAAWHIQGGHERTPLPAGCRDRMEGSYLGPRFTRADALRLAARREAPHTLYEDFDALCVRVADLLADGKVVGWFQGRMEYGPRALGGRSILGDPRNPEMQKKLNLKIKYREGFRPFAPSVLAEAVSECFIQDRPSPYMLLVAPIAENLRHPLPDGYWQKPMFDRLYVNRSTLPAITHVDFSARIQTVHKDTNPRYHRLIETFRDRHGCPVVVNTSFNVRGEPIVCTPEDAYRCFMRTEMDYLVVGDCLFGKDDQPEYAESGDWRGEYELD from the coding sequence ATGGCCGAATACATCCTGGGTTTATCCGCCTATTACCACGACTCCGCCGCGGCGCTGTTGCGCGACGGCGTGGTGGTCGCCGCCGCCCACGAAGAGCGGTTCACCCGCAAGAAGCACGACGCGGATTTTCCGCGCCAAGCCGCCGGCTACGTGCTGGCCGAGGCCGGCATCGAACTGGCCGACCTCTCGGCCGTGGCCTTTTACGACAAGCCCTATCTCAAGTTCGAGCGCCTGCTCGAAACCTACCACGGCTTTGCCCCAAGCGGCCTGCGCAGCTTTCTTTCGGCCATTCCGGTGTGGATCAAGGAAAAGCTGTTCATGAAAAGGATGCTGCGCGAGGAGCTGGCCAAGCTCGGTCCGGGCAAGCCGCGCATCCTTTTTCCCGAGCATCACCTCTCCCACGCCGCCTCGGCCTACTACCCCTCGCCCTTTGACGAGGCCGCCATCCTCACCATCGACGGCGTGGGCGAATGGTCCACCACCACCATCGGCGTCGGGCGCGGCAAGGACATCACCTTCCTGCGCGAACTCGACTTCCCCCATTCCGTGGGCCTGCTCTATTCCGCCTTCACCTACTACTGCGGCTTCAAGGTCAATTCCGGCGAATATAAGCTCATGGGCCTGGCCCCTTACGGCATCGAAGGCTCGGAGCGGGTCGAGGACTACAAGGCCAAGATTCTCGGCGAGCTGGTGGATCTGCGCGAGGACGGCTCCCTGCTCCTCAACATGGCCTATTTCAACTACGCCACCGGCCTGACCATGTGCCGCGACCGCAAGTGGGAGGCGCTTTTCGGCCTGCCTCGCCGGGCCGCCGAGACCGAACTCGGCCAGGAGCACATGGACATGGCCCTGGCCATCCAGCAGGTCACCGAAGAGGTGGTCCTGCGCCTGGCCAGAACCGCCCGCACGCTCACCGGCTGCGCCAACCTCGTCATGGCCGGCGGCGTGGCGCTCAACTGCGTGGCCAACGGCAAGCTGCTGCGCGAGAACATCTTCGACGACGTCTGGATTCAGCCGGCCGCCGGCGACGCCGGCGGAGCCCTCGGCGCGGCCCTGGCCGCCTGGCACATCCAGGGCGGCCACGAGCGCACGCCGCTGCCGGCCGGCTGCCGCGACCGCATGGAAGGCTCCTACCTCGGGCCGCGGTTCACCCGGGCCGACGCCCTACGCCTGGCCGCCCGCCGCGAAGCGCCCCACACGCTCTACGAGGATTTCGACGCCCTGTGCGTCCGGGTGGCCGACCTGCTGGCCGACGGCAAGGTCGTGGGCTGGTTCCAGGGCCGCATGGAATACGGCCCCCGGGCCCTTGGCGGCCGCTCCATCCTGGGCGATCCGCGCAATCCCGAAATGCAGAAAAAGCTCAACCTCAAGATCAAATACCGCGAAGGTTTCCGGCCCTTTGCCCCGTCGGTGCTGGCCGAGGCCGTGTCCGAATGCTTCATCCAGGACCGGCCCTCGCCCTACATGCTGCTGGTGGCCCCGATAGCGGAGAATCTGCGCCATCCCCTGCCTGACGGCTACTGGCAAAAGCCCATGTTCGACCGGCTCTACGTCAACCGCTCGACCCTGCCGGCCATCACCCACGTGGACTTCTCGGCCCGCATCCAGACCGTGCACAAGGACACCAACCCCCGCTACCACCGCCTCATCGAAACCTTCCGCGACCGCCACGGCTGCCCGGTGGTGGTCAACACCAGCTTCAACGTGCGCGGCGAACCCATCGTCTGCACCCCCGAGGACGCCTACCGCTGCTTTATGCGCACCGAAATGGACTACCTCGTGGTCGGCGACTGCCTGTTTGGCAAGGACGACCAGCCCG
- a CDS encoding DUF5989 family protein → MEFLRELWGFLRVRKKFWLLPIILVLLLFGVLVVLTSGSAVAPFIYTLF, encoded by the coding sequence ATGGAATTTCTGCGTGAACTCTGGGGCTTTTTGCGTGTGCGCAAAAAATTCTGGCTGCTGCCCATCATCCTGGTGCTGCTGCTTTTTGGCGTGCTGGTGGTCCTGACCAGCGGCTCGGCCGTGGCCCCGTTCATCTATACGCTTTTCTAG